The Vanacampus margaritifer isolate UIUO_Vmar chromosome 16, RoL_Vmar_1.0, whole genome shotgun sequence genome includes the window GCTAGTGAATTGATTACTACTGAGCTGAGTTGAGTCTTGCTAACATAATACACTGGTGCGTTCGGAAATTAATGGGAGTGGTATACACTTTGCCTCTTCGAACACACGCACTCTTAGTGTAGCGCACGGACTTCCGAGCGTATTTATGAACGTGCCCTGAAAATGACTTCACAACTCAGGACTCTTAACAACCTAttgtctgagtttggtcatgtgacatttgcaagctgagtTGTGAATTGGTTATTACCCGatacctgagcagctgtgatgtcgtttttagtcaatagcaagtggcaaaatggccgccccctgagatgaatttaaaaaaaaaacaaaaaaaacatgattttactgctttatttatattccacaagcGCAACATCTATcaaaatactgtgtttagaatagtggggctgcatagaaaatattaatgaaaatatttttggggggtttacttcctctttaaaaaataatataaaatcaaTATCACTTTCGTTCAAACTCGGtgggaataaataaaaaatagccacAAATTTAACTCACAAACACTGTAGCTGTTCAGCACTAATACCCCTTAATATGAGTACTAAAATAATAGTTATCATTTCCTTCTTGACCCGAGATTAATCAATGTTAACCTGtgttaaaaactttatttataaagcacttcaaaacatacaaagtgctgtacatggaatgAAAATCAGTCATGCTGTAAAGACAGgttaaaggaaataaataaaattgtaaatatcaTACAAACATATAATCCAGGTGTTGTGTATTCAGTCGTGTCGGGTCTTATTGTCCTAATTGACTGGTTCCTAATTGCTTCCAAAGGGATGGATAACCTGCTAATGAGCATACTGGATGTCTTCATCTGACAACTTGTAGCCATGGAGCTCCCTTacgtaataaataataatttactggtttaaaaaaaaaaaaaagatgtaacaaatatgaagaagaaaaaacgctTGCAACAGCTATTATGATGTGAACAAGactaaaatggccaaaatgaacCTAGAAGTAAACTAGAACTGAGGTGATATAAGCAAATTGAATAATTCAGTTTGGTTAAATAATTATGAAAACTCCCTGCGAtacattttgtaacattttgtaacatttgCTTAATTTTCAACCacagtatgtacacaacatgcTCATTGTCAGACACTGTCGCTTGACCTTACTTCATAAATCATACTCATAAACACTGAGGTGTGTTGGGATTTTATGTTGTAAATTTTCCTCTCTTTCTCCGCAGCATATCACAAGTATAATATCATCCATTAATGCACATAATATTccatttgaaaaatacaaagaagacaGTTagagaaaaatgcaattttaatcaCACATTTATTCTTTGACCTAAACATTTAAGATATAGTGGCCAGTGTatcataaataaaagttttcacattggtaaaaaaaataagaattgtttaatacaataaatacaaagtaaatTAAGAATGCATGAGTTATATCTGAAAGCCATTATTTCAGTTGAGAGGCAGGCTTGAGGAAATAAATATCGATGAGTTAACAACTCACATGTCGATTTGTGACACAACAAactagaataaaaaataaaaatttcagatcagaaaatgcaaacaacaataaaacaaaatagacGTTATGCATAGATACACACATTAACATGTAATAAAGACAGAAACCCCAAGGTAAGGGTAACCTGAGGCAATACAGAAATCCCACAACGCATCTGAGACCGACATATTGTATACACATTAATATCAAACCCGAGCAAAAAATTATAtcactaattaaaaaagaaactgCAGCTCACGAATATCATCACACAAGGCAGGATACAATTCATAAGATGAGTAAAAGAGTggctgttttcttcttcttctttttttttttattttttttttttacataatatttACTGCTTGTATATCCACCTTTTTTGTTATCTTTGTTGGTAGGATCTTGTATTTAACACACAACTTTATAATATGGACTCGAACCAGGTAGGTTCCGAGTCCATACAGCACCGGGTTGGTGACTGGTGGGATGATTGCGAAATAAACTGACAAGAAGATCCGCGCCTCGATCGCTACATGACTCATATCGAACCTATTCTGGACAACTTCAAACAAGGAGGCAATGGTAAAATTGAAAACGGAACATAAATGCGGCACGCACGTTTTAAGCGTTTTAACTTGAGAAGATTGTGATAGTTTTTTAGTAACTCTTAAAATTTGACAAtaggagaaaaaaatcataactaGCTGAGGGGCGTTAAACACTAATAAAACCGCAAGTCCGGCCGTACTTATATAGGGTGGAATGAAACATGCGTTTTTGACCAGCTCCATGTTGACACAATATAGCTTCGGGATGAATCGTCCACAAAAAGTCAGCTGCAGAGTGAGACTGAAAAAACAAGTAAATGCAACGAATGGATGAAGGCCCACAATTGCAATCAGTTTGGTGACCTTTGAAGGGGTCATGATGGTGTGGTAGTGCAGCGGGTAACAGATGGCGTAAAAGCGGTCGTAACTCATAAGAGCTAGTATGGAAAACTCCGCAGTTGCGTAGGTGTGCAGGAAGTAGACTTGACTCATGCACGCGTTGACGCTAATCTGGTGCGTCCTTGACAGGAGGATGCTCATAACAGGAAGCAAAAGCGAGCTGCTGCCGTAGATCTCGTTGAAACATAACATacatgcaaaaatattcatggGCTGGTGCAGCTGTTTGTTTTGGTGAATGACGGAGACCAACAGTACATTTAGGAACATAGTAGCAACATAAagcaagaagaaaagaaaaaagaacacgtGTTTGTGCTTCTCCAGGGTTGCGTACGCCGTCAAGGTGAACGTTAGCGTCGCGTTGTTCTCCATTCTGAAAGAAACTGAAAGGAAATGCTCAACAATTTAAATGCAGTAgctaaagctaagctaagctaagctaaatagACTACAGTAGCTTCTAGATATTGTCATGGTTGGGCATACCTGTGGTGGTATCGTCCGCTCCGCCTAACATGTCCTATGCAAAGACGTCTTTTTAAGCTTACGCGAGGTGGGCTTGGTTCGTTGTCGATTCTGGCACATGGCCGGAATCTTGTTACTATGGTGCCTTAATCCCAAAGCTTCCTCCACACATCCTTCCTGCATGAGAGCTTGCTTTACACTATTTTTAGGTTACTGTGCACCAGTATGTACTACATCACAATATTTGCCACaaatcatttttggaacacacaaAATCATAACATTTTCTCAAATCAGGCTGTGGATGGAAATACAGAATATCTGTAGTTATAGTAATGAAACAACTAAAGCACACTTTAAGAACAACTACAGgtacatgttactagtgaggcaaaattGTGCCACGTTAAGCCTTTTCGGGCCACCAGCGGCCAAATTGTGGTGGCCCTACCAGAACCCTGAAAATATCACTGCCCTTGGGCTGATCCCTCACATCagaatttggtcaatttaacatttttttcaaaaaatcttAACTAGGAGTCCAGCCACTTGGCAAAACAAAAGATacaataatagtaaataatacaataataagtaacaaaatatagtaaatataattatattaatagaattattgacaataatatgttctatgcagccccgcaaggctaaatatggtattctggtggcggccattttgccactaactgtcgactgaagatgacatcaatgttgctcagctctcaggtcacaaccaatcacagctcagctttaaaaaaaaacaaaaaaactggtgagctgtgattggtcgttgcctgagacctgagcaacatgcaagtgcaagtggcaaaatggccgccacctaagatggataaaaacggctggattttttgcttcataactcatattgcacaaatgtaataataatcagaatgtcgggtttaaactagtgaggtcacatataacacaaGAAATGTTTAGGGTTGACTAATAAAATTAATACaggtaaatacaaatacaagaCTAATTGCTGAGAATTGGACACAGTTACTTAAACTCAATGTCCGCTACAGGCAACGACAGCGACCCCCGCCCTATCCACCGCTATTATCTACCGTGATAAGAGCGGAAAGAAGCTAGATGCTATGCTAACCGCTATACGCGTTTCAACTGTCGTATACAATACAATGCATGGTGGTTTTGCAGACAGATATGAATGTTAAGTTAAAGAAATAACTGGCTCATATCTCAACCATGAATTAAGTATTTAGGCAATGAATTACAGACTGATGTAAATAGAAAGCATAGTTAGTAGGGTAAGTCAAATTGCCAATGGCTAGTTAATAAGTTGGCCCTAGTAGTTTACAGTGGTGGTCCGTTCAGGccagaattgaattgaattgctgACATGTCACATTATTATCAATATATGTAATCATCTGTGCTTTGCTCACACTCAAAAATCTCTGCGATGGGGAATCGACATTTTAATGAAACTAACTGATGAGGTTatgctcttttgtttttgtttatagcTTTCTGCATACACAGGCCTGAGTGACAGTCTAATCATTCAGTAGTACACTTACTAAAAAACCCTAAATACGCACCTCAATTTTGAGTTTTTACATATGAAAGTGAAAAACTATGTGAAGTCAATTTTCCGTTAAGAATGTAATCATTTAATAAAGTAAGAACCTTTGCTGATTACAGTGATACTGTGTTTGTTTGATGACACGTTATTTCCTGCACACATGATACAGTTTCAACGTGCTCATTAGGGCCTATTAGTCAACTGTGTTTTCACTCCTCTTGAAGGCAATTAGCCCCCAGTGTGTTGGACACTGCCTGGA containing:
- the LOC144036347 gene encoding olfactory receptor 52Z1P-like, whose amino-acid sequence is MLGGADDTTTVSFRMENNATLTFTLTAYATLEKHKHVFFFLFFLLYVATMFLNVLLVSVIHQNKQLHQPMNIFACMLCFNEIYGSSSLLLPVMSILLSRTHQISVNACMSQVYFLHTYATAEFSILALMSYDRFYAICYPLHYHTIMTPSKVTKLIAIVGLHPFVAFTCFFSLTLQLTFCGRFIPKLYCVNMELVKNACFIPPYISTAGLAVLLVFNAPQLVMIFFSYCQILRVTKKLSQSSQVKTLKTCVPHLCSVFNFTIASLFEVVQNRFDMSHVAIEARIFLSVYFAIIPPVTNPVLYGLGTYLVRVHIIKLCVKYKILPTKITKKVDIQAVNIM